The following proteins come from a genomic window of Pseudomonas sp. Z8(2022):
- the uraH gene encoding hydroxyisourate hydrolase: protein MGRLTTHVLDAAHGCPGSDIKVELYRVEGAQLELINSVTTNHDGRCDAPVLQGEDYRTGVYQLHFHAGDYYRARGVKLPEPAFLDVVVLRFGIDAGQEHYHVPLLISPYSYSTYRGS from the coding sequence ATGGGACGTTTGACAACACATGTACTGGATGCCGCTCACGGCTGCCCAGGGAGTGATATCAAGGTCGAGCTGTATCGCGTCGAAGGCGCGCAGCTGGAGCTGATCAACAGCGTAACCACCAATCACGACGGCCGTTGCGATGCGCCGGTGCTGCAAGGCGAGGACTACCGTACGGGCGTGTATCAGCTGCACTTCCATGCCGGCGACTACTACCGCGCCCGTGGCGTGAAGCTGCCGGAACCGGCCTTTCTCGACGTGGTCGTTCTGCGCTTCGGTATCGATGCCGGTCAGGAGCATTACCACGTGCCACTGCTGATTTCTCCCTACAGCTACTCTACCTATCGCGGTAGCTGA